In Cytobacillus oceanisediminis, the following proteins share a genomic window:
- a CDS encoding right-handed parallel beta-helix repeat-containing protein: protein MYKKIGWFLLFFSLILAGKASAQELTAASSKELREALSDPKVSIIKLQSGIYEGNFLIERKVHIIGDKGTRIMGTEKGHVLSIAADDVIVENLEVEGSGSQNAGIYVKGDRAYLHHIALRNVFHGIYARNSYGHRFENNLITSFHGMNRHKGFGIYLVEAPNTAVKDNYFYHTQDGVYVSYSDFCEVTGNFMFKARYGVHTMDSRNVLIADNQVTESINGLMIMQSYEVFILENYFFSNTEIDGAGIFIYDTFDSKISSNIVKGNFRGIILENAQRNRLEFNNVLQNDTGLEIGKNSNDNTINLNNFSGNTRQVISEKENRNLFSKDNFGNYFDDHHLLNLDNDHKVDFAYKSGDVFYQMADEEPLLQVFYQSPAVELWNMIEQYTPIPSDAFIIDESPLAEPAPVKQKKFISEKIHINRIREFPLILFFFLITLASLLILNFGRKHNEI from the coding sequence GTGTATAAAAAAATCGGATGGTTCCTATTATTTTTCAGTTTGATCCTGGCCGGAAAAGCTTCTGCTCAGGAACTGACCGCAGCCTCATCAAAAGAGCTGAGAGAGGCCTTGTCAGACCCCAAGGTATCAATCATAAAATTACAATCCGGAATATATGAAGGGAACTTCCTTATAGAGAGAAAGGTTCACATTATTGGAGATAAAGGAACAAGAATAATGGGAACAGAAAAAGGCCATGTACTGTCGATTGCAGCAGATGATGTTATTGTGGAAAATCTGGAAGTGGAGGGAAGCGGATCACAGAATGCTGGAATATATGTGAAAGGAGACCGCGCCTATCTTCATCATATAGCCCTAAGAAATGTATTTCACGGCATCTATGCAAGGAATTCCTATGGGCACAGGTTTGAAAATAACCTCATTACCAGTTTCCATGGCATGAATCGGCACAAAGGCTTTGGCATTTATTTAGTTGAAGCGCCCAATACTGCAGTAAAGGATAATTACTTCTATCACACACAGGATGGAGTTTATGTGTCCTATTCAGATTTTTGCGAAGTCACAGGGAACTTCATGTTTAAAGCACGGTATGGCGTGCATACGATGGATTCGCGCAATGTATTAATAGCAGACAATCAGGTAACCGAAAGCATTAACGGCCTTATGATCATGCAAAGCTATGAAGTTTTTATACTTGAAAACTACTTCTTTAGTAATACAGAGATTGACGGAGCAGGTATTTTTATTTATGACACATTCGATTCCAAAATATCTTCCAACATTGTAAAAGGCAATTTCAGGGGGATTATTCTTGAAAATGCACAAAGGAACAGACTTGAATTTAACAATGTTCTGCAAAATGATACCGGCCTGGAAATTGGGAAGAATTCAAATGATAACACCATTAATTTAAATAACTTTTCAGGGAATACAAGACAAGTCATCTCCGAAAAAGAAAACAGGAATCTATTCAGTAAAGATAATTTTGGAAACTATTTTGATGATCATCATTTATTAAATTTGGATAATGACCATAAAGTGGACTTTGCCTATAAAAGCGGGGATGTTTTTTATCAGATGGCAGATGAAGAGCCTTTATTGCAGGTCTTTTATCAAAGTCCAGCCGTAGAGCTATGGAATATGATTGAACAATACACTCCGATTCCATCAGACGCATTTATCATAGATGAATCACCCCTTGCTGAACCTGCACCTGTGAAACAGAAAAAATTCATTTCAGAAAAAATTCATATCAATCGGATCCGCGAATTTCCTTTAATCCTATTCTTTTTCCTAATCACTTTGGCAAGTTTGCTTATATTGAATTTTGGGAGGAAGCACAATGAAATATAG
- a CDS encoding TolB family protein: protein MRKLFLLLWCFLIIIPSEAWGDTGENNLQAAFIRNGYLWLKTGNVEEQITTEPAKFNTTPKWSYDGQWLLYEKEAKEPHSPNMEHSTEIWIYNVKTKKHKKIFQGGGNAKWAPSDNKIAFTSNSVLNISDLNGFHNVALGVDDFNWYPDGKGFIVSSSAVLKPDGWTSPILYKVQLPNDLEKLNLTGHVEPLFTIPKEISNGKASIMSINATTFEFSPDGKWISFIVNPTASWSMDSDMVCFISADGKNFEVLDEMILHLDVPKWAPARNLLGYIAGGGRIVMGFKNKKLKVTELPAFKTMNLTPAKFAEMGFTWVDDVRLAASRVDESEWSNDPQRRPEPTLFLIQLNKTQQTRITHPNKGIGDYNPLYIKSMDTLTWVRKKLAQQKGDIWIADLNGKNAKMWVKDVEQYSFYVK, encoded by the coding sequence ATGCGCAAGCTTTTTTTGCTTCTTTGGTGCTTCCTAATTATTATCCCGTCAGAGGCATGGGGAGATACGGGAGAAAATAATTTGCAGGCAGCTTTTATACGCAATGGCTATTTGTGGTTAAAAACAGGAAATGTCGAAGAACAGATTACAACTGAACCTGCTAAATTCAATACTACGCCAAAGTGGTCCTATGATGGCCAATGGCTTTTATATGAAAAGGAGGCGAAGGAACCACATTCGCCTAATATGGAACACAGCACAGAGATATGGATCTACAATGTAAAGACGAAGAAGCATAAAAAGATCTTTCAAGGTGGCGGGAATGCCAAATGGGCACCGTCCGATAATAAGATTGCTTTTACCAGCAACAGTGTTTTAAACATTTCAGATTTGAATGGATTCCATAATGTTGCTTTAGGAGTAGATGATTTTAATTGGTATCCTGATGGAAAAGGCTTTATTGTGTCTTCAAGCGCCGTTTTAAAGCCTGACGGCTGGACCAGTCCCATCCTATATAAGGTTCAGCTGCCAAATGATCTTGAAAAGCTAAATTTGACCGGGCATGTTGAACCTCTTTTCACTATTCCTAAGGAAATAAGCAACGGCAAAGCTTCCATTATGTCCATTAATGCAACGACATTTGAATTCTCACCTGATGGAAAATGGATCTCATTCATCGTTAATCCAACTGCATCATGGTCCATGGACAGTGATATGGTCTGCTTCATTTCTGCAGATGGAAAAAATTTTGAAGTTCTTGATGAGATGATCCTTCATTTGGACGTCCCTAAATGGGCGCCAGCCAGAAATTTATTGGGCTATATTGCTGGCGGGGGCAGGATTGTTATGGGCTTTAAAAACAAAAAATTGAAGGTGACTGAATTGCCTGCTTTTAAAACCATGAACCTTACACCTGCAAAGTTTGCAGAAATGGGCTTTACCTGGGTGGATGATGTGAGGCTGGCTGCATCTCGTGTGGATGAGAGTGAATGGTCAAATGATCCGCAGCGGCGGCCTGAACCGACACTATTCTTAATTCAGCTTAACAAAACTCAGCAAACCAGAATCACCCATCCTAATAAAGGAATTGGGGATTATAACCCTCTTTACATTAAAAGTATGGATACTTTAACATGGGTCAGAAAAAAGCTTGCCCAGCAAAAAGGGGATATATGGATTGCCGATCTCAATGGTAAAAATGCGAAGATGTGGGTAAAGGATGTTGAACAATATTCTTTTTATGTAAAATAA
- a CDS encoding ABC transporter ATP-binding protein, with the protein MILELKDLSKAYKKKTALSPLNLHINKGDCIVLCGGNGAGKSTMIKMLTGVESSTTGSVVFHSKQQKPFAYMPDQMIFPSELTPYEILDYYRRFLNKNKESIKWVLEKTGLWNERNQKAGGFSKGMSQRLNLAQCLLADTDIYILDEPTDGLDPYWVIQLKKIIKELKEENKTIIVSSHIMRDAIEIADKLIILFNGKLKFYGTLNQVYKEYRCTSLEDVFLSIHKNEQLSG; encoded by the coding sequence ATGATTTTGGAATTGAAGGATTTATCCAAAGCATATAAAAAAAAGACAGCATTGTCACCGTTGAATCTCCACATTAATAAGGGGGATTGTATTGTCTTATGCGGAGGGAACGGAGCTGGTAAAAGTACGATGATTAAAATGCTTACAGGCGTTGAAAGTTCCACCACAGGAAGTGTGGTATTCCATTCTAAGCAGCAAAAGCCATTTGCTTACATGCCTGACCAAATGATTTTCCCATCAGAACTTACACCTTACGAAATCCTTGATTATTACAGGCGATTTCTAAATAAAAACAAGGAATCGATCAAATGGGTATTAGAAAAAACAGGCTTGTGGAACGAGCGGAACCAAAAAGCTGGAGGATTCTCAAAAGGGATGTCCCAGCGGCTTAATCTTGCTCAGTGTCTGCTTGCGGACACGGACATCTATATCCTCGATGAACCGACTGACGGATTGGACCCCTATTGGGTAATTCAGCTAAAGAAAATAATAAAGGAACTGAAAGAGGAGAATAAAACGATCATTGTCAGCAGTCATATTATGAGAGACGCCATTGAGATCGCAGACAAACTAATTATTTTATTTAATGGGAAATTAAAATTTTATGGAACACTTAATCAGGTGTATAAGGAATACAGATGCACCTCATTGGAGGATGTATTCCTTTCAATTCACAAAAATGAACAGCTATCGGGATAA
- a CDS encoding cell wall hydrolase translates to MAVVKARDQDIDLLARLLRAEAEGEGQQGMLMVGNVGINRVRGNCSDFIGIRTIPEMIYQPHAFEAVQKGYFYQRPREVERRLARRAVRGERIWPAKFALWYFRPPGDCPATWYNQPLVGRFKLHCFYEPTAEECENIYNTF, encoded by the coding sequence ATGGCAGTTGTGAAGGCACGTGATCAAGATATAGATTTGCTTGCCCGCCTCCTTCGTGCAGAAGCAGAAGGAGAAGGACAGCAGGGCATGTTAATGGTAGGAAATGTGGGAATTAACAGAGTCAGGGGCAATTGTTCGGATTTCATCGGGATTCGTACCATTCCGGAAATGATTTATCAGCCGCATGCTTTTGAAGCAGTCCAGAAAGGCTATTTTTATCAGAGGCCAAGAGAAGTGGAAAGAAGACTCGCACGGAGGGCTGTAAGAGGGGAACGGATTTGGCCAGCCAAATTTGCTCTATGGTATTTCAGGCCCCCTGGGGATTGTCCAGCTACATGGTATAATCAGCCTTTAGTAGGAAGATTCAAGCTTCATTGCTTTTATGAGCCTACAGCGGAAGAATGCGAGAACATTTACAATACATTTTAA
- a CDS encoding CNNM domain-containing protein: MFIAILFFMFMSFFLSGSETALTAVNKMKLKSRADNNDKKSQRILDVVSKPDEMITSILIGNNIANIMLPTLVTIIALDYGFNVGVATGILTVALILFAEVLPKSVAASFADKIAYLVFPVIRVLMIILKPVTFLISKFTRVIIKFLSKNEADSVSVSKEELITMVDIATSEGTFHEEETQRIKGIIDFYNLDVSDALKTPRMDIEGIPYEATIEEAKEIVMNNRFTRYPVYKDNMDNIVGVFHSKVLLAWSSQPEKTLKDFTDLEPLFVYEFHSIDKVFKMMMKERKHLAIVLDEYGGTKGIITHEDILEAMLGQEIEDETDEGSEILIDELTENHIIVHAKLSIRRINEAFKTKIPEDEDILAGFLLKELGHFPVEGETLDYHHLHFEIKSIEDNRLKLVEIKKKTP, from the coding sequence TTGTTTATTGCTATTTTGTTTTTTATGTTTATGTCCTTTTTCCTATCGGGAAGTGAAACGGCCTTGACTGCTGTTAACAAAATGAAATTAAAATCCAGAGCTGATAACAATGATAAAAAATCGCAAAGAATATTAGATGTTGTTTCGAAACCTGATGAGATGATCACTTCTATATTAATCGGTAATAATATTGCAAATATCATGCTGCCGACACTGGTTACCATCATTGCGCTTGATTATGGCTTTAACGTGGGTGTGGCAACAGGCATTCTAACTGTAGCACTTATCTTATTTGCAGAAGTTCTGCCAAAATCAGTTGCGGCAAGCTTTGCCGACAAAATTGCCTATCTTGTGTTTCCGGTAATTCGAGTTCTCATGATTATCTTGAAGCCTGTGACATTTTTAATATCCAAGTTCACGAGAGTCATCATTAAATTCCTTTCTAAAAATGAAGCAGATTCTGTATCTGTTTCCAAAGAAGAGCTCATTACCATGGTTGATATCGCTACAAGCGAAGGGACCTTCCATGAAGAAGAAACACAACGAATTAAAGGGATCATTGATTTTTATAATTTAGATGTCAGTGACGCACTGAAAACCCCGCGAATGGACATTGAAGGCATTCCTTATGAAGCGACGATAGAAGAGGCAAAGGAAATTGTAATGAATAACCGTTTTACTAGGTATCCGGTATATAAAGACAATATGGACAATATTGTCGGAGTTTTTCATTCAAAAGTATTGCTGGCCTGGTCCAGTCAGCCTGAAAAAACCTTAAAAGATTTTACTGACCTGGAGCCTTTGTTTGTATATGAATTTCATAGCATTGACAAGGTATTCAAAATGATGATGAAAGAAAGGAAGCACCTCGCAATTGTTCTTGATGAATATGGCGGAACAAAAGGGATCATCACACATGAAGATATTCTTGAAGCCATGCTCGGTCAGGAAATTGAGGATGAAACGGATGAAGGCAGCGAGATCCTTATTGATGAATTGACTGAAAACCATATTATTGTACACGCAAAACTTTCAATCCGCAGAATTAATGAAGCTTTTAAAACAAAAATCCCTGAAGATGAGGATATTCTTGCCGGATTCTTATTGAAAGAACTAGGCCATTTTCCTGTAGAAGGGGAAACATTGGATTATCATCACCTGCATTTTGAAATAAAATCAATTGAAGACAACAGGCTTAAACTGGTAGAAATTAAGAAAAAGACCCCTTGA
- the speD gene encoding adenosylmethionine decarboxylase, whose product MKLTPEQRIELHGFNNLTKSLSFNMYDVCYTKTREEREAYIDYIDEQYSAERLTKILKNVSDIIGAHVLNVAQQDYVPQGASVTVLVSEGPVVEVPDESYDESPGPLPDNVVMQLDKSHITVHTYPEYHPDEGISTFRADIDVSTCGEISPLKALNYLIHSFDTDIMTIDYRVRGFTRDTDGKKLYIDHDISSIQNYIPEEVKEDFDMIDVNIYQAHTFHTKCKIRDFDLDNYLFGYTKEKLDPQEAEEITERLTTEMDEIFYGKNINPGSIAE is encoded by the coding sequence TTGAAATTAACACCGGAACAAAGAATTGAACTCCATGGTTTTAATAATTTGACGAAATCACTCAGCTTTAATATGTATGATGTCTGTTATACAAAGACGAGGGAAGAGCGTGAAGCCTATATAGATTATATTGATGAGCAATACAGTGCGGAGCGGCTTACAAAGATTTTAAAGAATGTTTCCGACATCATTGGTGCCCATGTCTTAAATGTGGCACAGCAGGATTATGTGCCACAAGGTGCAAGTGTGACCGTCCTGGTATCTGAAGGACCGGTAGTAGAAGTCCCGGATGAATCTTATGATGAATCTCCTGGCCCGCTGCCTGATAATGTAGTCATGCAGCTGGATAAAAGCCATATTACCGTCCATACCTATCCTGAATATCATCCGGACGAAGGAATCAGCACATTCAGGGCCGATATTGATGTATCTACATGCGGAGAAATCTCCCCGCTAAAGGCCCTTAATTACCTCATCCATTCATTTGATACGGACATCATGACAATCGACTACAGAGTAAGAGGATTTACACGGGACACGGACGGAAAAAAACTCTATATCGACCATGACATCAGTTCAATCCAAAATTATATTCCTGAAGAAGTAAAAGAAGATTTTGATATGATCGATGTGAATATTTATCAGGCTCACACCTTTCACACCAAATGTAAAATAAGGGATTTTGATTTAGATAATTATTTATTTGGATACACGAAGGAAAAGCTTGATCCTCAAGAAGCAGAAGAGATCACTGAACGGCTAACAACGGAGATGGACGAAATTTTCTACGGGAAAAATATTAATCCCGGTTCTATAGCAGAGTGA
- a CDS encoding ABC transporter permease, protein MNPELLYSMTKYELRLLLRSRWLLNFMILFFFLAGLLYLYGLQSVKSEPAEVSYGLEGVNDNIETMGVNPEYYGLKEIKPEERHTAGFSQSAYNRSIAMLMNLSLWMLPIICMILGGSSIIADKENGRLSLYRTYHSSSAYYLISKFLSLVLSLFFVIGLSYGLFGFFFSLSGSSFAAHIYQVFLLVNMLLILVFSAASLLIGAISKSRMQGLSAAIIFWIIMVFVYEFIIFSVTGWIPYSLKQISLFSLILLNPVESVRVWSISKLNSEYLFGPEYLMIEKWGTNGSLTLALTLSIILIILITIISSARLLTKRGV, encoded by the coding sequence ATGAATCCCGAACTATTGTATTCTATGACTAAATATGAGCTTCGGCTGCTGTTAAGAAGCAGGTGGCTTTTAAATTTTATGATTCTTTTTTTCTTTCTGGCAGGACTTCTTTACTTGTATGGTCTTCAATCTGTCAAATCAGAACCCGCTGAAGTTTCCTACGGACTGGAAGGTGTGAATGACAATATCGAAACCATGGGTGTTAACCCGGAATATTACGGCCTCAAAGAAATAAAGCCGGAAGAGAGGCATACAGCTGGTTTCAGCCAGTCTGCCTACAATCGTTCGATTGCCATGCTGATGAACCTTTCTCTATGGATGCTGCCGATCATTTGTATGATCCTTGGCGGCAGTTCCATTATTGCCGATAAAGAAAATGGAAGGTTATCCTTATACAGAACCTATCATTCTTCTTCAGCATATTACCTGATCAGCAAATTCCTGTCTTTGGTTCTCTCATTATTCTTTGTAATTGGCCTATCATATGGTCTCTTCGGCTTCTTTTTCTCTTTGTCGGGCAGTTCCTTTGCAGCACATATTTATCAAGTATTTCTACTGGTTAATATGCTTTTAATCCTTGTATTCTCAGCAGCATCTTTACTGATTGGAGCTATTTCCAAATCAAGGATGCAGGGACTGTCAGCAGCAATCATTTTTTGGATTATTATGGTGTTTGTATATGAATTCATCATTTTTTCAGTCACCGGGTGGATTCCTTATTCATTGAAGCAAATCAGTCTATTCTCTTTAATCCTTCTAAATCCTGTGGAATCCGTTCGCGTCTGGTCGATATCAAAACTGAATTCCGAATATTTGTTTGGTCCGGAATACTTAATGATCGAGAAGTGGGGAACAAATGGATCTCTCACACTTGCCCTGACATTATCCATTATCCTCATTATTCTTATAACTATCATATCATCAGCCCGGCTTTTAACGAAGAGAGGTGTGTAA
- a CDS encoding FMN-dependent NADH-azoreductase, with protein MAQVLYITAHPHDDKVSYSMAAGKAFIDSYKEANPNDEVVHIDLYKENIPQIDVDVFSGWGKLQSGKGFEELSEDEKAKVGRLSELSEQFVAADKYVFVTPLWNFSFPPVMKAYLDSVAVAGKTFKYTAEGPIGLLTDKKAIHIQARGGIYSEGPAAEMEMGHRYLTVLMQFFGVPSFEGLFVEGHNAMPDKAEEIKADAIARAKDKAKTF; from the coding sequence ATGGCTCAAGTTTTGTATATTACAGCACACCCTCATGACGATAAGGTGTCATATAGCATGGCAGCAGGAAAGGCTTTTATTGATTCATACAAAGAAGCTAATCCAAATGATGAAGTAGTTCACATTGATTTATACAAGGAAAATATCCCGCAAATTGATGTGGATGTATTCAGCGGATGGGGTAAACTTCAGTCCGGAAAAGGTTTTGAGGAACTATCAGAAGATGAAAAGGCGAAAGTAGGCCGCTTATCCGAATTAAGCGAACAATTCGTTGCAGCCGATAAATATGTATTCGTTACACCGCTTTGGAACTTCTCGTTCCCTCCAGTAATGAAAGCGTATCTTGATTCTGTAGCAGTAGCCGGCAAAACTTTTAAGTATACGGCAGAAGGTCCAATTGGATTATTGACTGATAAAAAAGCGATTCACATCCAGGCTCGCGGAGGCATCTATTCCGAAGGACCTGCAGCAGAGATGGAAATGGGTCACCGCTATTTGACAGTATTAATGCAATTCTTCGGTGTTCCTTCATTCGAGGGTCTTTTTGTGGAAGGGCACAATGCAATGCCTGATAAAGCTGAAGAAATCAAAGCAGATGCTATTGCACGTGCAAAAGACAAAGCGAAAACATTCTAA
- a CDS encoding YdcF family protein, with protein sequence MKISEFSPSHLNEDAVSKLLYFGIEDDLDKGDLIFVPGSSKAAEYRLPQAISLYQEGRANKLLFSGGVKWPGYELTEAEMLMKKAIGYGIPPKDLFIENISLHTKENVLASMLVMDRMCGLENISNIIIVTAPFHMRRLHLTLLTYMPKWIHYSLVCSDDGATGKEQWMQNPYGRKRVFDEAGKIIDYVKKGILIDLEI encoded by the coding sequence GTGAAAATCTCGGAATTCAGCCCCAGTCATTTAAATGAGGATGCTGTATCCAAGCTGCTTTACTTTGGGATTGAAGATGATCTGGATAAAGGGGATTTAATTTTTGTGCCAGGAAGCAGCAAGGCAGCAGAATATCGACTTCCTCAAGCCATTAGTCTTTATCAAGAAGGCAGGGCTAATAAATTACTTTTCTCCGGCGGTGTAAAGTGGCCTGGCTATGAATTGACTGAAGCAGAAATGTTAATGAAAAAAGCAATAGGGTACGGAATTCCTCCAAAAGACCTTTTCATTGAGAATATCTCTCTTCATACGAAAGAAAATGTGCTTGCCTCTATGCTGGTTATGGATCGTATGTGCGGTCTGGAGAACATCTCAAATATCATCATTGTGACGGCTCCTTTTCACATGAGAAGGCTGCACCTGACATTATTGACGTATATGCCGAAGTGGATTCACTATTCTCTTGTATGTTCTGATGACGGTGCAACCGGGAAGGAACAATGGATGCAGAATCCTTATGGGAGAAAAAGAGTGTTTGATGAAGCTGGGAAAATAATTGACTACGTAAAAAAAGGCATTCTGATCGATCTGGAAATATAA
- a CDS encoding MerR family transcriptional regulator, whose product MDTQYMKAYTIKEVSKMLNVPPGTLRQWEKDLNGLLLIPRSKQGARFYTDHEIALLEKVKQMRDKNLSKDMIRELMQKHMDFASETGSEANETSLAAINQETALHTEHQAVMDAEQFMALMDSFRDSLIADVRNEIRSGVRKEVLDEVKKEISKGSLHTVKSLSDSIYKSGEKTKAEIESLGARIEQSSENTSEAFGTLSKRVAKSTKRTSDQIHHLTNKLAESSEASSEEFKTMIHYISSSAEVTSTEISSLIETLNTDREIYIDTINKEREQYWHEVKQREEVFQDMIVSFRSAAAAQESGKKWWEFWK is encoded by the coding sequence ATGGATACGCAATATATGAAAGCTTATACAATTAAAGAGGTTTCTAAAATGCTGAATGTGCCTCCTGGAACACTAAGGCAATGGGAAAAGGATTTAAATGGACTTTTGCTGATTCCCCGGTCAAAACAGGGAGCCCGTTTTTATACAGACCATGAAATTGCATTGCTTGAAAAGGTAAAGCAGATGCGCGATAAAAATTTAAGCAAGGATATGATCCGCGAATTAATGCAAAAACATATGGACTTTGCTTCTGAAACCGGTTCAGAAGCAAATGAAACATCCTTGGCGGCAATAAATCAGGAAACAGCATTACATACAGAGCATCAGGCTGTCATGGACGCCGAACAATTCATGGCATTGATGGATAGTTTCAGGGACAGTTTAATTGCAGATGTCAGAAATGAAATTCGCAGCGGCGTTCGAAAGGAAGTTTTAGACGAAGTGAAAAAAGAAATTAGCAAAGGATCATTGCATACTGTTAAAAGCCTGTCGGATTCGATTTATAAATCAGGAGAAAAAACGAAAGCAGAAATTGAATCACTTGGCGCAAGGATAGAGCAGTCTTCTGAGAATACTTCTGAAGCGTTCGGAACCCTTTCAAAAAGGGTGGCGAAAAGTACGAAACGTACTTCAGATCAAATTCATCATTTGACAAACAAGCTGGCAGAATCCTCGGAAGCGTCTTCTGAAGAGTTCAAAACCATGATTCATTACATTTCATCTTCTGCTGAGGTGACCAGCACCGAAATCAGCTCGCTGATTGAAACGTTAAACACAGACAGAGAAATTTATATCGATACCATTAATAAAGAACGGGAACAATACTGGCATGAGGTAAAGCAGCGGGAAGAAGTTTTTCAGGATATGATCGTCTCATTCCGAAGCGCGGCTGCTGCACAGGAATCCGGGAAAAAATGGTGGGAGTTCTGGAAATAG
- a CDS encoding CAP domain-containing protein: MRKFLFIFILLFIGFAFSQPEGKLADESNSGTVIDNIKSEFQLFKDNEEVLAILSGVMEEAQNWADEFLQTIGQYTGDEYQTTEDKAEKPVLEAPEEQTFSIHNIEIGDEKSEIESKLGSSKRSSANEFGTDWHAYHDQYQNFVMVAYDKQEKAAGIYTNQDLISSSKEIAYGTPKSSVLQQLGDPLDKMRKGFVIYQLEENRDYDLYELDGNYVTIFYDKHRDNTVTSIQIISKSLEEQKDSFYANASSSLKEGFEYQLFDITNAERINHGVPVMEWDDTVKETARKHSSDMAENNYFDHTNLQGLSPFDRMQADEVSFMVAGENLASGQFSSIFAHEGLMNSLGHRKNILRADYEFLGVGVAFNSKSQPYYTENFYAK; this comes from the coding sequence TTGAGGAAGTTTTTATTTATTTTTATCCTGTTATTTATCGGTTTCGCCTTTTCACAGCCAGAAGGGAAATTGGCAGATGAATCTAATTCAGGAACTGTAATTGATAATATAAAATCTGAATTTCAGCTTTTTAAAGACAATGAGGAAGTTCTGGCTATTTTAAGTGGTGTGATGGAAGAGGCACAAAACTGGGCAGATGAATTCCTTCAGACAATCGGGCAATATACCGGTGACGAATATCAAACTACAGAGGATAAAGCCGAAAAGCCTGTTTTAGAAGCTCCTGAGGAGCAAACCTTTTCTATTCATAATATAGAAATAGGCGATGAGAAGTCGGAAATAGAGAGCAAGCTCGGCTCCTCGAAACGTTCCTCCGCAAATGAATTTGGAACAGACTGGCATGCTTATCATGATCAATATCAAAATTTTGTAATGGTCGCTTATGACAAGCAAGAGAAAGCTGCAGGCATCTATACAAATCAGGATTTGATTTCTTCATCAAAAGAGATTGCCTATGGAACGCCAAAGTCTTCAGTTTTGCAGCAGCTTGGAGATCCGCTGGACAAAATGAGAAAGGGCTTTGTAATCTATCAGCTCGAAGAGAATCGGGATTATGATTTATACGAATTGGATGGGAATTATGTAACCATATTCTATGATAAGCATCGTGACAATACGGTAACTTCAATACAAATAATCAGTAAATCACTTGAAGAGCAAAAAGATTCCTTTTATGCTAATGCCAGCAGCTCTCTAAAGGAAGGGTTTGAATATCAGCTTTTCGATATCACAAATGCCGAGAGAATAAATCACGGAGTTCCTGTTATGGAGTGGGATGATACGGTTAAGGAAACGGCGCGAAAGCACAGCAGCGACATGGCGGAAAACAATTATTTTGATCATACCAACCTCCAGGGCCTATCCCCTTTTGACAGAATGCAGGCGGATGAAGTTTCATTTATGGTCGCCGGGGAAAACCTTGCTTCCGGTCAATTCAGCAGTATCTTTGCTCATGAAGGATTAATGAACTCACTTGGCCACCGCAAAAATATTCTGCGTGCCGATTATGAATTTTTAGGTGTTGGTGTTGCTTTTAATTCAAAGTCACAGCCTTATTATACGGAAAACTTTTATGCCAAATAA
- a CDS encoding nitrous oxide reductase accessory protein NosL — translation MKYRTILLMTVLVILLSACSSSASEPAEIKQNQDSCDNCNMGIAELESAAQLILESGEPVLFDDIGCLTQYIQTENPEYDAAFVHDYLSREWISFEASSFIQNGNIESPMSYGIAAFESLEKAEEYQKKNGGIVYSKEELLKADIKSFKRDGMKHSH, via the coding sequence ATGAAATATAGAACGATTCTCCTAATGACTGTTCTGGTGATATTGTTAAGTGCCTGCTCGTCATCAGCGTCGGAACCGGCAGAAATTAAACAGAATCAGGATAGCTGCGATAACTGCAATATGGGTATTGCAGAGCTGGAATCAGCAGCACAGCTCATTTTGGAAAGCGGGGAGCCTGTTTTGTTCGATGACATTGGCTGCTTGACACAATATATACAGACTGAGAATCCTGAATATGATGCTGCCTTTGTACATGATTACCTCAGCAGGGAATGGATATCATTTGAAGCAAGCTCTTTTATACAGAACGGCAATATAGAAAGTCCCATGAGCTATGGAATTGCAGCATTTGAATCATTGGAAAAAGCCGAGGAATATCAGAAAAAAAACGGAGGTATAGTGTATTCGAAAGAAGAGCTTCTAAAAGCAGATATTAAAAGCTTTAAAAGAGATGGAATGAAACACAGCCATTAA